A region of uncultured Carboxylicivirga sp. DNA encodes the following proteins:
- a CDS encoding Gfo/Idh/MocA family oxidoreductase yields MKNIRWGIIGCGDVTELKSGPAFNKVEGSKLQMVMRRDLQLVQDYAQRHNVPEWTGNAEALINNEKVDAIYVATHPGNHAEFAIQAMKAGKPVYVEKPMAATYEQCLDMIKVSEATGVPLFVAYYRRTLPGFLKVKELIDDGEISKPLYVNIRLTRPALDSEVKGGDSLWRLDKEKAGGGIFFDLASHQLDFLDYLFGPVVEATGLTANRGGYYAVEDTVSASFRFENGVLGNGLWSFVTNNHVDEDRMEIVGSDGKIVFSGFNHQPIMMYKNGEEFEFPYLNPENIQYNLIKQVVEQLQGVGECVSTGISAARTNKIMEMITGK; encoded by the coding sequence ATGAAAAATATACGTTGGGGAATAATTGGTTGTGGAGATGTAACAGAGTTGAAAAGTGGACCAGCTTTCAATAAAGTAGAAGGCAGTAAATTACAGATGGTAATGCGACGTGATTTACAACTGGTTCAGGATTATGCTCAAAGACATAATGTTCCTGAATGGACAGGTAATGCTGAGGCTTTAATTAATAACGAAAAGGTTGATGCAATTTATGTTGCCACTCATCCGGGAAATCATGCAGAATTTGCAATTCAGGCAATGAAGGCAGGTAAGCCGGTTTACGTTGAAAAACCAATGGCTGCTACCTATGAGCAGTGTCTGGATATGATAAAGGTCTCAGAAGCAACAGGTGTGCCTTTATTTGTGGCTTATTACAGAAGAACCTTACCGGGTTTTTTAAAAGTAAAAGAGCTCATTGATGATGGCGAAATTAGTAAGCCATTGTATGTTAATATCCGATTGACAAGACCTGCTTTGGATAGTGAAGTTAAAGGAGGTGATTCGTTATGGCGATTGGATAAGGAGAAAGCCGGTGGTGGAATTTTTTTTGACCTGGCATCTCACCAGCTTGATTTTTTAGATTATTTATTTGGTCCTGTTGTTGAAGCGACAGGGCTAACTGCAAACCGAGGTGGATATTATGCTGTGGAAGATACTGTGAGTGCTTCTTTTCGTTTTGAAAACGGTGTATTGGGTAATGGCTTATGGTCATTTGTTACCAATAATCATGTAGATGAAGATAGGATGGAAATAGTTGGTTCTGACGGTAAGATTGTATTCTCGGGTTTTAATCATCAACCTATTATGATGTATAAAAATGGGGAGGAATTTGAATTTCCTTATCTTAATCCTGAAAATATACAGTATAATCTTATAAAACAGGTTGTTGAGCAGTTGCAAGGTGTAGGAGAGTGTGTAAGTACAGGAATATCAGCAGCCCGAACGAATAAAATAATGGAGATGATTACGGGGAAGTAA
- a CDS encoding alpha/beta hydrolase yields MKKFKFINAVILFSIGLSLNAQNSFPVDSSYNIPREQRKFAKRYPYAFPAKDSLPKGVIEYRNQVYLSLENTPFGKRDLHLDIFKPEKEGKYPAVIMIHGGGWRSGTKDMQVPMAQMIAKEGFVTIPIEYQLSLEAQYPAAVHNIKAAIRWVRANAEKYDINPDKIAISGCSAGGHLAALIGMTNGLEHFEGNMGLLDYSSDVQAIMDIDGVLNFLAPSSLNLKRKPNSADIAWFGGSFEEKPGIWKEASSIYWANENSVPILFLNSGYSRFHAGQDELIGMLNEWGVYNEVHKFNIKVHPFWLFHPWVDETVLYMVDFLNKVL; encoded by the coding sequence ATGAAAAAGTTCAAATTTATCAATGCAGTCATTTTATTTTCAATAGGTTTATCATTAAATGCACAAAACTCTTTTCCTGTTGATTCGAGCTATAATATACCCCGCGAACAACGAAAGTTTGCAAAAAGATATCCTTATGCTTTTCCTGCAAAAGATAGTCTACCTAAGGGTGTAATTGAATACAGAAATCAGGTTTATCTTAGTCTGGAAAACACACCTTTTGGCAAACGCGATTTACATCTTGATATTTTTAAACCCGAGAAAGAAGGAAAGTATCCTGCTGTAATCATGATTCACGGTGGAGGTTGGCGATCAGGCACAAAAGACATGCAGGTTCCTATGGCACAAATGATAGCCAAAGAAGGCTTTGTGACCATACCTATTGAGTATCAATTATCATTAGAAGCCCAATATCCTGCAGCTGTTCATAACATTAAAGCAGCTATACGATGGGTTCGAGCCAATGCAGAAAAATACGATATAAATCCTGATAAAATTGCAATATCGGGTTGTTCTGCCGGAGGACATCTTGCAGCATTAATTGGCATGACCAATGGACTTGAGCATTTCGAAGGAAACATGGGATTATTAGATTATTCAAGTGATGTACAAGCCATTATGGATATTGATGGAGTACTAAATTTTCTTGCTCCTTCATCCCTCAACCTGAAGCGAAAACCAAATTCAGCTGATATTGCTTGGTTTGGTGGATCTTTTGAAGAAAAACCTGGAATCTGGAAAGAAGCATCATCCATATACTGGGCCAACGAAAATTCAGTTCCAATTTTGTTTCTTAACAGTGGTTATTCAAGGTTTCATGCCGGCCAGGATGAATTAATAGGTATGCTTAATGAATGGGGAGTTTATAATGAAGTACATAAATTCAACATCAAGGTACATCCATTCTGGTTATTTCATCCGTGGGTAGATGAAACAGTTTTATACATGGTTGATTTTCTGAATAAAGTATTATAA
- a CDS encoding HDIG domain-containing metalloprotein, whose product MMNPTRNDALNLFKKYNETDSLYKHALSVEAVMRHFAHKYGEDEEKWGIIGLIHDLDYEKYPEEHCSKTKEIMENEGWPEDYIRGVLSHAYGICTDVEPIHIMEKVLYATDELTGLVTTAALVRPDKSIYSLTVKSVKKRWKDKRFAAKVDRNIIIDGAQRIGIELDELIQDTIDGMKTIAKELNLEGNNL is encoded by the coding sequence ATGATGAATCCAACCAGAAACGATGCATTAAACCTGTTTAAAAAATACAACGAAACAGATAGTTTATACAAACATGCTCTTTCTGTTGAAGCTGTTATGCGTCACTTCGCCCACAAATACGGTGAAGACGAAGAAAAATGGGGTATCATTGGCTTAATTCACGATCTGGATTACGAAAAATACCCTGAAGAACACTGCTCAAAAACCAAAGAAATAATGGAAAATGAAGGCTGGCCGGAAGATTACATCAGAGGCGTCCTCTCCCATGCTTATGGTATCTGTACTGACGTTGAACCCATACATATTATGGAAAAAGTTTTATATGCAACCGATGAACTAACCGGCTTAGTTACTACCGCTGCTTTGGTCCGTCCCGACAAAAGTATATACTCTCTTACGGTTAAATCGGTAAAAAAACGCTGGAAGGACAAGCGTTTTGCTGCCAAAGTTGATCGCAATATTATCATTGATGGCGCACAACGCATAGGTATAGAATTAGATGAACTTATTCAGGATACCATCGATGGAATGAAAACAATTGCCAAAGAACTTAATCTTGAGGGAAACAATCTTTAA
- a CDS encoding DUF3307 domain-containing protein, translating into MQIIVLLKLLLAHFIGDFLIQRDSWVKNRKDKGLKSIYFYLHIFFTAVLSYLFVAKWLLWWLIPLIFIVHLIIDIWKNYQKRTVKSFLLDQTFHILSLLIIWMIFFTQWTFTDMLILWENATEFWIYMLGYVIIIWPYGIFIREFTAKWRKQLKKENINESGLSNAGKWIGYLERILVLTFILTEMYSAIGFLIAAKSILRLNPKEETKSRQFSEYILVGTLLSFTITIVLGLLIKSLLK; encoded by the coding sequence ATGCAAATAATTGTATTACTTAAACTACTACTTGCTCATTTTATAGGAGATTTCTTAATCCAAAGAGATTCCTGGGTAAAAAACAGGAAAGACAAAGGATTGAAATCCATCTATTTTTATCTTCATATATTTTTCACAGCAGTTTTATCCTATCTATTTGTCGCTAAATGGCTATTATGGTGGTTAATACCATTGATATTTATCGTTCATTTAATAATTGATATTTGGAAAAACTACCAGAAAAGAACAGTAAAAAGCTTCTTACTTGATCAGACTTTTCATATTCTATCCTTACTAATTATCTGGATGATATTCTTCACCCAATGGACATTTACTGACATGCTCATTCTTTGGGAAAATGCAACTGAATTCTGGATATACATGCTAGGTTATGTTATTATTATTTGGCCATATGGCATCTTCATCAGGGAATTTACAGCTAAATGGCGTAAACAACTTAAAAAAGAGAATATTAATGAATCGGGTTTATCAAATGCCGGCAAATGGATAGGATACCTTGAACGCATTTTGGTTCTGACTTTTATACTTACTGAAATGTATTCCGCCATTGGCTTTTTAATTGCGGCAAAATCTATTTTAAGACTCAACCCGAAAGAAGAAACCAAATCAAGACAATTTTCAGAATATATATTAGTTGGCACGCTTTTAAGCTTCACTATTACAATTGTTTTAGGATTATTAATTAAGAGTTTACTTAAATAA
- a CDS encoding D-hexose-6-phosphate mutarotase produces the protein MQVDTLNKEFGIEGVLTFKNEQHTIMAEVVIPHSTAKISLYGAQVLSFVPNGQDDLLFVSSETLFKEGKAIRGGIPVCWPWFNAHPTDKTKPSHGFARISTWEVLSTSKNTEEVFITLGLKSNEHTKQYFPFDFEAIIEISIGKLLNVELTTKNIGSEPFEVSAALHTYFNISDIKTIKIMGLHKVSYKDDVLGLEAIQEDEMVTFNGRTDRRYRDTVDDVAIIDTNRTITVGKKGSKITVVWNPGAELATQMADLGNEDYKNMVCVESANSLEDTITIMPGASHCLGTTIF, from the coding sequence ATGCAAGTGGATACATTAAATAAAGAGTTTGGTATTGAAGGAGTTCTTACTTTTAAGAATGAGCAGCACACCATAATGGCAGAGGTAGTTATACCTCACTCAACTGCTAAAATTTCATTGTATGGCGCACAGGTTTTAAGCTTTGTTCCTAATGGACAGGATGATCTTCTTTTTGTGAGCAGTGAGACATTATTTAAGGAAGGAAAAGCCATTAGAGGTGGTATACCTGTTTGCTGGCCCTGGTTTAATGCTCACCCAACGGATAAAACCAAGCCTTCTCATGGGTTTGCCCGTATCTCAACCTGGGAGGTACTATCCACATCAAAAAATACAGAGGAAGTTTTCATTACTTTGGGATTGAAATCTAATGAACATACAAAGCAGTACTTTCCATTTGATTTTGAAGCAATTATTGAAATTAGTATTGGTAAACTGTTAAATGTAGAACTGACTACAAAGAATATTGGATCGGAACCTTTTGAAGTAAGCGCTGCTTTGCACACATATTTTAATATTTCTGATATTAAAACCATTAAAATTATGGGGTTGCATAAAGTATCATACAAGGATGATGTTTTAGGATTGGAAGCTATACAGGAAGATGAAATGGTTACTTTTAATGGTCGTACCGACAGGCGATACAGAGACACCGTGGACGATGTTGCTATTATTGATACAAACAGAACCATTACTGTTGGTAAAAAAGGCAGTAAGATTACTGTTGTGTGGAACCCAGGAGCTGAATTAGCTACTCAAATGGCTGATTTGGGAAATGAAGATTATAAAAATATGGTTTGTGTCGAATCAGCCAATAGTTTGGAGGATACCATTACAATAATGCCCGGAGCATCGCATTGTTTGGGAACAACCATTTTTTAG
- a CDS encoding heavy metal translocating P-type ATPase metal-binding domain-containing protein, with the protein MSKTCYHCGSPSQSWVQHDGKDFCCEGCVMVYDILKEKEMGAYYDINKAPGIRKKAFSAEYYDYLDQEDIKKSVLDFYDGSVARVKLYIPSIHCSSCIWLIENLHQLHKGVINSSVNFNRREASVTFNEEELKLSELMVLLSSINYKPHIKTEEQKKAVKKSRKLIVKLGVAGFVFGNVMLLSFPEYLSADVSLHPELNTLFKWLSWFLTIPVMVYSGNEYFITAWKNLRKKLISIDLPIAIGILAIFLRSTYEIVSSTGPGYLDSLTGLVFFLLIGKWYQARTYEALSFDNDYSSYFPLGITRIKDNIEEIVPINQLESGDKISVRNGEIIPADASLISLGASIDYSFITGESVPVRKQKGDLIYAGGRVIGSALFLKVEKKVETGYLAELWKEKADKDGKESMLSVTLDAVSKYFTIAILLIATLTGLFWLWADPGKALLAFTSVLIIACPCALALSVPFAFGHTSRIMGKNNFYLKLTTVIEGLTKTDTIVFDKTGTLTDPDVFEVNFKGDELGHFNSSLIKSLAHQSRHPLSKALYQYLEKANEFEVNEFNEKEGAGVEAVIMGHKVKLGSAGYIGISNDNKEVAANVYVSLDDQQLGYFVVHNFYRTDWKEMLANVQKSVEVHVLSGDNDAERPVLEKELKNKNNLHFFQTPKDKQQYVAELKKKGIYVMMLGDGMNDVAALKEAQVGIAVADDVYQFSPSSDAIINASELVHLPLFIKFSKSAKKIVYLAILISFLYNVVGMYFAVTGQLSPLFAAILMPLSSASVVVFTSLSVMFIAKKRHLI; encoded by the coding sequence ATGAGCAAAACCTGCTATCATTGCGGAAGTCCGTCCCAATCATGGGTGCAGCACGATGGAAAAGATTTCTGTTGCGAAGGATGTGTAATGGTTTATGATATACTGAAAGAGAAAGAGATGGGAGCTTATTATGATATTAATAAGGCTCCAGGAATTCGTAAAAAAGCATTTAGTGCTGAGTATTACGATTATCTCGATCAGGAGGATATTAAAAAGTCTGTTTTGGACTTTTATGACGGATCTGTTGCCCGGGTAAAACTGTATATTCCATCTATTCATTGCAGTTCGTGTATCTGGCTCATCGAAAATCTGCATCAGCTTCATAAAGGAGTCATTAACTCCTCGGTTAATTTTAACAGAAGGGAAGCCAGTGTCACATTTAATGAAGAAGAGCTCAAATTAAGTGAGTTGATGGTCCTTTTATCATCAATCAACTATAAACCTCATATTAAGACAGAAGAACAGAAAAAGGCTGTTAAAAAGAGCCGGAAACTAATCGTAAAACTTGGCGTTGCAGGTTTTGTGTTTGGTAATGTAATGTTATTAAGCTTTCCTGAGTATTTATCGGCCGATGTATCTCTTCACCCTGAATTAAATACATTATTTAAATGGCTAAGCTGGTTTTTGACAATTCCGGTTATGGTTTATTCAGGTAATGAGTATTTTATTACAGCCTGGAAGAATCTGAGAAAAAAGCTGATATCGATTGATTTACCTATCGCCATAGGTATTTTAGCCATATTTCTCCGTAGTACTTATGAAATAGTTAGTTCTACCGGGCCCGGATATTTGGATTCGCTTACCGGTTTGGTGTTTTTTCTTTTAATAGGTAAGTGGTATCAGGCACGTACCTATGAAGCACTAAGTTTTGATAATGATTATTCATCTTATTTTCCATTGGGTATCACCCGGATTAAGGATAATATAGAAGAGATTGTACCTATCAATCAATTGGAATCAGGCGATAAAATATCAGTTCGTAACGGTGAAATAATACCGGCTGATGCAAGTTTAATATCGTTGGGAGCATCTATAGATTATAGCTTTATTACCGGCGAATCGGTTCCTGTTCGTAAACAAAAGGGTGATTTGATTTATGCCGGAGGACGGGTAATTGGTAGTGCTTTGTTCTTAAAGGTGGAAAAGAAGGTAGAAACCGGATATCTTGCTGAGTTGTGGAAAGAAAAAGCAGATAAAGATGGTAAGGAATCGATGCTATCCGTTACTTTAGATGCTGTAAGCAAATATTTTACAATTGCCATTTTGTTAATTGCCACCTTAACAGGTTTATTCTGGTTATGGGCAGATCCTGGTAAGGCTCTACTGGCATTTACTTCGGTTTTAATTATCGCATGTCCTTGTGCTTTGGCCTTATCAGTCCCTTTTGCCTTTGGTCATACCAGTCGAATAATGGGTAAGAATAATTTCTATTTAAAGTTAACTACAGTTATCGAAGGGTTAACTAAAACAGACACCATCGTTTTTGATAAAACGGGCACCTTAACAGATCCGGATGTTTTTGAAGTGAATTTTAAAGGTGATGAACTGGGGCATTTCAATTCCTCACTGATAAAATCATTGGCTCATCAATCAAGGCATCCACTAAGTAAGGCTTTGTATCAATATCTGGAAAAAGCCAATGAATTTGAGGTAAATGAATTCAATGAAAAAGAAGGGGCTGGAGTTGAAGCCGTAATTATGGGCCATAAAGTCAAATTAGGATCGGCAGGCTACATTGGTATCAGTAATGATAATAAAGAAGTAGCAGCAAACGTATATGTTTCTTTAGATGATCAGCAGTTAGGATATTTTGTTGTTCATAATTTTTACCGAACCGATTGGAAAGAAATGTTGGCAAATGTCCAGAAATCTGTTGAAGTTCATGTGCTTTCAGGAGATAATGATGCAGAACGGCCTGTTCTGGAAAAAGAATTAAAAAATAAAAATAATCTGCATTTTTTTCAGACACCTAAAGATAAACAACAATATGTTGCCGAATTAAAGAAAAAAGGGATATATGTTATGATGTTGGGGGATGGAATGAATGATGTGGCTGCCTTAAAAGAAGCTCAGGTGGGGATTGCTGTTGCTGATGATGTTTATCAGTTTTCACCATCGAGTGATGCGATAATTAATGCATCAGAGTTAGTTCATTTGCCATTGTTTATAAAATTTTCAAAATCAGCAAAAAAAATAGTTTATCTGGCTATTTTAATCTCTTTTTTATACAATGTTGTAGGAATGTATTTTGCAGTTACAGGGCAGTTAAGTCCATTGTTTGCAGCGATTTTGATGCCTTTAAGTAGTGCATCTGTTGTTGTTTTTACCAGTTTGAGTGTGATGTTTATAGCTAAAAAAAGACATTTAATCTGA
- the ccoS gene encoding cbb3-type cytochrome oxidase assembly protein CcoS, producing the protein MEIIIVLVIISLLVALFFLSLFIWAVKTGQYEDDYSPSVRILFDQQERKEKKSNNKSKISNEARDVLLRQ; encoded by the coding sequence ATGGAAATAATTATTGTTTTAGTTATTATAAGTTTACTGGTTGCACTTTTTTTTCTGTCACTTTTTATATGGGCAGTAAAAACAGGGCAATACGAAGATGATTATTCTCCTTCAGTTCGTATTTTATTTGATCAGCAAGAAAGAAAAGAGAAAAAGTCTAATAACAAATCCAAAATCTCAAATGAAGCAAGAGACGTTTTATTACGACAATAA
- the ccoN gene encoding cytochrome-c oxidase, cbb3-type subunit I — protein sequence MKQETFYYDNKIVKYFLFATVTWGLVGMLAGVLAALQLAMPFFNFELEFTTFGRVRPIHTNAAIFAFVGNGIFTGAYYSLQRLLKTRMFSDALSWFHFWGWQAIIVSAALTLALGFTTGKEYAELEWPIDIMIAVVWLAFGWNMFGTIVKRRVKHLYVAIWFYIATFVTVTLLHVVNSVELPVSFLKSYSWYAGVQDALVQWWYGHNAVAFFLTTPYLGLMYYFVPKASNRPVYSYRLSIVHFWSFLFVYIWAGPHHLLYTALPDWAQSLGTVFSIMLIAPSWGGMLNGLLTLRGAWDKVRESATLKFLVVAVTAYGMATFEGPMLSLKNVNAISHYTDWTPAHVHVGTLGWNGFLTFGILYWLVPQIFRTKLYSQKLANAHFWIGTLGILFWVIPMYWAGLTQSLMWKEFTADGLLAYPNFLETVTQIRPMYYMRAFGGFIYLMGAVLMTYNLIKTARLGKSVANEEATAIDETYTPKKPGEKFHGWLERKPVQFMVLSLVVVLIGTFVELIPTFLIKSNVPTISSVKPYTPLELQGRDIYVREGCYNCHSQMVRPFRSETERYGEYSKAGEFVYDHPFQWGSKRTGPDLAREGVMTGKIYKPDAWHFNHMKDPQILNENSIMPKYPWLIEHDADIESIPAKIRAMQTMGVPYEEGYDEKAVDDYMEQADKITEGLKAAGIETSSEKEIIALIAYLQRLGTDIYKVVPADETAD from the coding sequence ATGAAGCAAGAGACGTTTTATTACGACAATAAAATTGTCAAGTATTTTCTTTTTGCCACAGTAACCTGGGGGCTCGTAGGAATGCTCGCAGGCGTTTTAGCTGCACTTCAGTTGGCAATGCCTTTTTTCAATTTTGAATTGGAGTTTACAACGTTTGGTAGAGTACGTCCAATACATACCAATGCTGCAATTTTCGCATTTGTTGGTAACGGTATTTTTACCGGAGCATACTATTCTTTGCAGCGATTGCTTAAAACCCGAATGTTTAGTGATGCATTGAGTTGGTTTCACTTCTGGGGATGGCAGGCTATTATTGTATCAGCAGCCTTAACCTTAGCATTGGGTTTTACAACAGGTAAGGAATATGCTGAGCTTGAATGGCCCATAGATATTATGATTGCGGTTGTTTGGCTGGCCTTTGGCTGGAATATGTTTGGTACCATTGTAAAGCGAAGGGTAAAGCATTTATATGTAGCAATCTGGTTTTATATAGCAACTTTTGTAACGGTAACGTTACTGCATGTTGTTAACTCAGTTGAATTACCTGTTTCATTTCTGAAAAGTTATTCATGGTATGCAGGAGTTCAGGATGCATTGGTACAATGGTGGTATGGACATAATGCAGTTGCATTTTTCCTTACAACACCTTATCTGGGACTGATGTATTATTTTGTACCGAAGGCATCTAATCGTCCTGTTTATTCATACAGATTATCTATTGTGCATTTCTGGTCGTTCTTGTTTGTATACATCTGGGCCGGGCCGCATCACTTATTATATACCGCCTTGCCGGACTGGGCTCAGTCGTTGGGAACTGTTTTCTCAATTATGCTGATTGCTCCATCTTGGGGAGGTATGCTTAATGGATTGCTTACTCTTAGGGGAGCATGGGATAAAGTGCGCGAAAGTGCTACTTTAAAATTTTTAGTTGTTGCCGTAACTGCATATGGAATGGCTACTTTCGAGGGGCCGATGTTATCCTTGAAGAATGTTAATGCCATCAGTCACTATACCGATTGGACACCGGCACACGTGCATGTAGGTACACTAGGATGGAACGGGTTTTTGACGTTTGGTATTTTATATTGGTTGGTTCCTCAGATATTCCGAACAAAACTATATTCACAAAAGCTTGCCAATGCTCACTTCTGGATAGGTACTTTAGGAATACTATTCTGGGTAATTCCAATGTATTGGGCCGGACTAACACAAAGTTTGATGTGGAAAGAGTTTACCGCAGACGGTTTACTGGCTTATCCTAATTTCCTTGAAACGGTAACACAAATTCGTCCGATGTACTACATGAGAGCATTTGGTGGATTTATTTACCTGATGGGAGCAGTATTGATGACCTATAATTTAATTAAAACGGCACGTTTAGGTAAATCGGTTGCCAACGAAGAAGCCACGGCCATTGATGAAACCTATACCCCTAAAAAGCCGGGCGAGAAATTCCATGGATGGCTGGAACGTAAACCAGTTCAGTTTATGGTGCTTTCCCTGGTAGTTGTTTTGATAGGTACATTCGTTGAGTTAATACCAACATTCCTGATAAAATCAAATGTTCCGACTATCTCGAGTGTTAAACCATATACACCGTTGGAATTGCAGGGACGTGATATTTACGTACGTGAAGGATGTTATAACTGTCACTCTCAGATGGTGCGACCTTTCCGCTCAGAAACAGAACGCTATGGTGAATATTCAAAGGCCGGAGAATTTGTTTATGACCATCCTTTCCAATGGGGATCGAAACGTACAGGTCCGGATTTAGCCAGAGAAGGAGTCATGACAGGTAAAATATACAAACCTGATGCCTGGCATTTTAATCATATGAAGGATCCGCAGATATTGAATGAGAATTCCATTATGCCAAAATATCCATGGTTGATCGAACATGATGCCGATATTGAAAGTATCCCTGCAAAAATCAGGGCAATGCAAACAATGGGAGTGCCATATGAAGAAGGATACGACGAAAAAGCTGTTGATGATTATATGGAGCAGGCTGATAAAATTACTGAAGGTTTAAAAGCTGCCGGTATAGAAACAAGCAGTGAAAAAGAGATAATTGCTCTTATTGCATATTTGCAAAGATTAGGTACTGATATTTATAAAGTGGTACCAGCAGATGAAACAGCAGATTAA